From Companilactobacillus heilongjiangensis, one genomic window encodes:
- the metK gene encoding methionine adenosyltransferase, which translates to MSKNYLFTSESVSEGHPDKVADQISDAILDAILAKDKDARVACETTVTTGLVLVVGEISTSAYVDIQSVVRKTITDIGYDGSNPGFNGNSCAVLVALDEQSPDIAQGVDDALEERGNDDKDPLDQIGAGDQGFVFGFATNETKEFMPLPISLAHKLMRKTAEVRKNGTIDYLMPDAKSQVTIEYDENDHPVRVDTIVLSTQHKAEASLEQVQKDIKKYVIDEVVPANMMDDKTKILINPTGRFVIGGPEGDSGLTGRKVIVDTYGGFARHGGGAFSGKDATKVDRSASYAARYIAKNLVAAGVAEKVEIQIAYAIGVAKPVSIHVDTFGTSDYSEEQLEEVINKFFDLRPLGIIKMLDLQRPIYKKTAAYGHFGRTDIDLPWEKLDKVNDIKSFLKI; encoded by the coding sequence ATGTCAAAAAATTATTTATTTACTTCTGAATCAGTTTCAGAAGGACATCCAGATAAAGTTGCTGATCAAATAAGTGATGCAATTCTCGATGCTATTTTAGCAAAGGATAAAGATGCGCGTGTTGCCTGCGAGACAACTGTTACAACTGGTTTAGTACTAGTTGTAGGTGAAATTTCAACTTCTGCATATGTTGATATTCAAAGTGTCGTACGTAAAACAATTACCGATATTGGCTATGATGGTTCAAACCCAGGCTTCAATGGTAATAGTTGTGCCGTATTAGTTGCACTAGATGAACAATCTCCTGATATTGCTCAGGGTGTTGACGATGCATTGGAAGAACGTGGTAACGACGATAAGGATCCATTGGATCAAATCGGTGCCGGAGATCAAGGTTTTGTTTTCGGTTTCGCTACAAATGAAACTAAAGAATTCATGCCATTGCCAATTTCTCTCGCTCACAAGTTGATGAGAAAGACGGCCGAAGTTAGAAAGAACGGTACTATCGACTACTTGATGCCGGACGCTAAGTCACAAGTCACAATTGAATATGATGAAAATGATCATCCAGTTCGTGTCGATACAATTGTTTTGAGTACACAGCACAAAGCTGAAGCAAGTTTGGAACAAGTTCAAAAAGATATCAAGAAATATGTTATCGATGAAGTTGTCCCAGCAAACATGATGGACGACAAGACAAAGATTTTAATTAATCCTACTGGTCGTTTCGTTATCGGTGGTCCAGAAGGAGATTCCGGACTTACAGGACGTAAAGTTATCGTTGATACATACGGTGGTTTTGCTCGTCACGGTGGTGGTGCCTTCTCAGGTAAGGATGCTACTAAAGTTGACCGTTCAGCTAGTTACGCTGCCAGATACATTGCTAAAAACCTTGTAGCTGCTGGTGTAGCTGAAAAGGTTGAGATTCAAATTGCTTACGCTATCGGTGTGGCAAAACCTGTGTCAATTCACGTTGATACATTTGGTACTAGTGATTATTCCGAAGAACAACTTGAGGAAGTTATCAACAAGTTCTTCGACCTACGTCCACTAGGTATCATTAAAATGCTTGATCTACAAAGACCAATCTATAAGAAGACGGCCGCATATGGCCACTTCGGACGTACAGATATCGATTTACCATGGGAAAAACTTGATAAAGTTAATGATATTAAGAGTTTCTTGAAAATTTAA
- a CDS encoding IS30 family transposase: MQENDTIIRPKGHHLTEIERGEIASLHLLGFSNRKIAHAVGVCPQTINNEIRRGTVRQVKKVNGKQYFSNDYYPDTAQLRYDTLRKQCHRPSKFNRVKQFLSYFVEQFKQGWSPDIIAGRSRVDGLFFKDEMVSTTTLYKYIDEQRLEIRNIDLTDKMNRSTKLHVSKKHKRLLGRSIEERPESVDLREDFGDFEIDTIVGKRNGHESVVLTLIERKSRFEIMRLIDGRDADSVDYAMEEIKHNYGHIINSITADNGPEFANLDSVMSGVSDVYFAHPYTSSERGTNEAHNRMIRRDLPKGLSLDSIAPDLVSSIESKLNDMPRKLLNYKTPRELFTSFCGV; the protein is encoded by the coding sequence ATGCAAGAAAATGATACCATAATACGACCTAAGGGACACCATTTAACTGAAATTGAACGTGGTGAAATAGCTTCGCTTCACCTTTTGGGATTCTCAAATCGTAAGATTGCTCACGCCGTTGGCGTTTGCCCTCAAACTATTAATAATGAGATCCGCAGAGGGACCGTAAGACAGGTTAAAAAGGTTAATGGGAAACAATATTTCTCTAATGATTATTACCCTGATACCGCTCAATTACGTTATGACACGCTGCGTAAGCAGTGTCATCGACCTTCTAAGTTTAATCGAGTTAAACAATTCCTAAGCTACTTTGTAGAACAGTTCAAACAGGGGTGGTCTCCAGATATAATCGCAGGTAGATCACGTGTCGATGGGTTATTCTTTAAAGATGAAATGGTATCAACTACCACTCTTTATAAGTACATCGATGAACAACGTTTAGAGATACGTAATATAGACTTAACCGACAAAATGAATAGATCTACCAAGCTACACGTTTCGAAGAAACATAAGCGTCTATTGGGTAGAAGTATCGAGGAACGTCCTGAGAGCGTTGACTTGCGAGAAGATTTTGGTGACTTTGAAATTGATACTATCGTTGGTAAGAGAAATGGTCACGAGAGCGTAGTCTTAACACTTATTGAGCGTAAATCCAGATTCGAGATAATGCGACTTATTGACGGTAGAGATGCCGACTCTGTTGATTACGCTATGGAAGAGATCAAACATAATTACGGTCACATTATCAACTCGATAACCGCAGATAATGGTCCTGAATTTGCTAATCTCGATTCTGTTATGTCTGGAGTTTCAGATGTTTATTTTGCACATCCATATACTTCCTCAGAAAGAGGAACCAATGAAGCACATAATAGAATGATTCGTCGTGACTTGCCCAAAGGGCTGTCACTCGATTCTATTGCTCCAGATTTAGTATCCTCTATTGAATCAAAGCTCAATGATATGCCTAGAAAGTTGTTGAACTACAAAACTCCACGGGAACTATTCACTAGTTTCTGTGGAGTTTAG
- a CDS encoding DNA-3-methyladenine glycosylase, protein MQKYFETGKTMDLAQDMLGHTFTYKSDEGTFSGLIVETEAYLGPIDMAAHSYNGRHTPANDPLYQAGGTIYIYSIHSWLDMDISIQTAGTPNGILIRALQPIEGIEQMEVNRNRTGFETTNGPAKWMAAFGIKDKSLSGTKLNENNFIFSAKKVQTPQNILATPRIGVKNKEPWTSKNMRFIVEGNPYVSKLPKRDMNLDTYGWL, encoded by the coding sequence GTGCAAAAATACTTTGAAACCGGTAAAACTATGGACTTGGCCCAAGATATGCTTGGACATACTTTTACTTACAAATCTGACGAAGGTACCTTCTCAGGCTTAATCGTTGAGACTGAAGCCTACTTGGGACCAATCGATATGGCGGCCCACAGTTACAATGGTCGTCACACCCCTGCCAATGATCCACTCTACCAAGCCGGTGGAACAATTTACATTTATTCAATTCACAGTTGGCTTGATATGGATATTAGCATTCAAACAGCTGGCACTCCAAACGGCATTCTTATTCGCGCTCTGCAACCAATTGAGGGTATTGAGCAAATGGAAGTCAATCGTAATAGAACTGGCTTTGAGACGACTAACGGGCCTGCTAAATGGATGGCGGCCTTTGGCATCAAAGATAAATCACTCTCTGGCACTAAGTTGAATGAAAATAATTTCATTTTTTCAGCAAAAAAAGTCCAGACTCCCCAAAACATTTTAGCAACACCACGTATTGGTGTGAAAAATAAGGAGCCATGGACTTCGAAAAATATGCGTTTTATTGTTGAAGGTAATCCTTATGTTTCAAAATTACCAAAACGTGATATGAATCTTGACACTTACGGTTGGCTATAA